The genome window TTTCTTCAGCGTAAGTGGGGGGGAAAGAGCAACACAGCAGTATATATTGAAATTGCTAAAGACAGAATGTGCTAGTGAACAGACACAGgtggaaaaaataatcccataaaTACATACTATtttaaacagggtttttttctgtctgtcttagtATTTTCATTGTGTCAGAAGGTACAACTATTACTGagttgagtttttaaaaaaagctattataAATAACTGAATATTTCATCAGAGGGCTTATGGGATCAGGATGCTATATCAAAGTTCATCTCCTCCATAACCCAGAGACTTTTGAAAAAGAGTGGTAAGTCTTACCTAAGCCACTTGCCACTTGGGTTCTAAATAGATGAAGACATTGTGCACTCAAAGATATGCAAATGATTCCTACTATTAGTTGTAATTAATAAATGAGATTCAAAAGGAAAGGAGATGACTGGTGCTCTATGTCGTATGTGGAGATGAATATTTGCAGTCACGCTTGCTGTAAATCAGGAAACATACTTGTGCCTTCTATCcttttttttatagtaaattCTAAACCcttcagaaatctgaaaatgtAAAGCTCAAAGTATGTTTTTGTAATGGCAATAATATTTTATCAAACAGGTTAAAAGTACATGAtgtagaagaaatgaaaaacaagtaGAGAGGATGATCTGGTATGAATACAGTCTGACCTAAGACATAATGCCTCCACTTGTAATGTGGATGCTGAGGATACTTaataaaagatttaaaagtcTGAAAGATGTTCACATATTTACATACAATAGTGACATTCAGGTCTTGTGTTCTTTTTAGCCTTGAGCAGATAGTAGTATAACATAAACATGTTCCCTGGAGCCTGTGAGGGCAGTTTCATTTAGTTTGGCACTCTGAGGAGTACAtttgttccctttttccttttacctAATTTGTCATCATTGactttccaaaattattttgccCCTCAGTGTCTCACCAGAAATAAATCTGTGTTGCCATTATATCCAATTTGAAACTGCTGCTGAGTAAAAACAATTTTACGCATTAACTATATTCTTATACACCATTTTATTAGGAAAGTGTTTTGTATACTCCAATGGCCTTATGGATCATATATGTGTTTGTGAGAATGGGGACAGCAAAGCATGGTATAAAAAACCTGGGCATTTCAAAGGGACGTTGGTAAgaacattttacatttatataaaactgtatgttaaaaacatttttaagtggCATACTGGaaatttattgtttgttttcaagttttgGTAGAATCTGTTACCATTTCAGAGGGTGTTTGTGTGGTTACACTGTAATTTATATGGTGATTAATGATACCTTCTACTTTTACTCATTGAGAGTTAATTGCTACATGCCTAGAACTTTtgttatgtattaaaaaaatattttagtggatTATTTTAAGAAAGTTTCCACAAGTCGCTGCTATGTTGTATTAGTTCTGAAAATAACTTATTCACAGGGCTGTCAGTTACTGATAAAAACTTGCTACTTTGGTCTTTTAAAGATGGAAGGAAATTCTTAATTTCAGTCAtacaaatatttctcttcagGTCAGTGGAACTATTGGTGTCATTAAATATGATAGCTAGAGTTAGCAGTTTAAAAACTGGGATGTTGCAATGATAAGCCATTTTAGAAACATACGttttaatacattaattttatgTTCTGACAGCTAAAATATATTACTGAGTACAAAAGTTTGTAGCTAATTATTGCTCTTTGCCTGGTTGTATTTTTAGGATGCATTTGTGAAAATTATTCAAATAGAGGGAATTAAGTCACTGTGGAGTGGACTTCCCCCAACACTGtaagttgaatatttttttttttggtaacatgtTACAAgttatcattaaaagaaaaattacttcattatTTAGACAAATTAGTGTGTTTATTTctaagtgattttaaaaatttgGTAAATTCTGAAGTTACAGATAATGATGTAATCAGTTCAGTCAGAAACATCTAGTGACAGTGTAATTTTTGCTACATCTTGAGATTTCTCCTTGCAAGTTCTTTGATATATTCTCAGGAGTTAAGCAGAAAGACTTTTCATTCTGCCTTTTAGAGATGGCATCCTTACTGTACCTGTCCCCTTGATAGCATCATCGAATCATAGGATCGAACTTGATTGTTAGAGAGTGCTAGTGTTTGATAGATAAGTGCTATCTATTAGCTTGTTACTAATGACTTGCAATAAGCAACACAGCTGTTTCCACAGACACTCTAGCGTTACACCTCATTAcctttacttaatttttttaaaatatctaactAGAATCTTCTTTATTCCAGagaacttttttggtttttatccTATCCAACATTGTCACGGGAAACAGATCATTCATTTTGTCTCTACAAGaacaatttatgtatttaaacaCTGTCATCAGATCTCTTCCTGCTCTTCTCTTTAGGCTAAACACCACCCAagtgttttatctttttatttatattaaccTGATACAGGTAGTAATTAATACCTCTATCATTATGTCCTCCTCCATAAACAGTCCAAGAAAGTGATCAAATCTAACATGTATATTGAAGTTGTATTCTTGTAAGACACAAAGTATTGCCCAGTGGGACAGCACTGGTACATTTTTGATTTGCAGTGCTCAGTATATAggcacaaaaaaaggaaagcatggtGGAGCTCAGGCCTTGTTATTTATCCTGCAGCATGTGGCAATTTCAGTATGTAAATCTTTAGGCCTAACTGAACTAAGAGGTCTGTATTTCAGCCATGACAGAGAGGTTTTTCCTTCAACTCGTGTTCTGTACTCCAGCAGAGAAGAACCAGCTTCTTGACTGGAGAGAGGtatacagtttttaaaagaaaatctatatTATGGCATGTTGGTTTTCCAAGCATGGGAGTCTTCACTGTTTTTTGGTAATGATGGTACATGCTGTATTGGCACAGACATAACGCAGAAATGTAATTGCCATTTTATAGTAAGGTGTGGTGTGTTACCCCTACGCTGAATGATTATAAGATCTAGCTGCTGTTAATTATAGTCTGTACTATGCTGGAATGGAAAAAGCTTATATTTACTCATCCCACATTGTCTTTCAAGTAGTGAGAATTTTAAGTGTTGATTAAGATAGAGAAAATACTCTCCAATTGttaaatgaataaaacattaagGTTAGTAGCTACTTCCATAATGCTTTGTTTGGTTGCATCATATTCAGATCTTTCAATTCCATTCCTTTATCAAAATAGTTCTGAAGCTGACATAAAATAGATTTTGACTGAGATAATCCACCAGCATTGCActtatattttttcctaatgaaatgaaaaactaGAAAACTGGGAAATCCATGAATTTGAAACTCTGAACTAGAGGcagtgctttttcttcatccGTAACACATAGCTGGAGATTTAACTTTTCCTTATTTAAGCAAAATATCCCTACAGGATGGTTGACTTTATGCTCCTGCTTTCCTCGTATTAATTTAGATTCCCTCTCTTATATTTTAGAATAATGGCACTTCCTACCACAGTAATCTATTTTACCTGCTATGACCAACTGAGTGAAGCTCTGAAATCTAGACTAGGAAAGGATGATGAACACATTCCAGTTCTTGCAGGTTCCTTAAGCAGATGTAAGTTGTCATCTgttaaagagaaaactgaaataaaatacctGAATACCTGTatgctgttttcttgttttgttttgtttttaaagtaaatttgcTGTGGCTTTAAATGGGGGATAATATTACGTGGAGCTGAGCATAGGAAGGAATACTGTAATTACGCAGTATTTCTTGGGCAACATAACCTTCTGACCCGGAATAATGTGCTGTTACACTTTCACTATGTTTGTAATTTGTTCAAAATTTTATATTTCTAGACTTCTACCAAGGACAGTTTAATTTAAGTCTGTTCTGTCGTGAATCTAATAATAAACATAATTCTTTTTATAATGGAAGCTACATAGGTAAttacaaggaaaatgaaattgAGCTTGTACTGGTTTTACTGCTGTATGATGTAAAGGGGACTgaatttggttttttattttcttacttttgtttatccttttcctcatctgtttttgTAGAAGTAGCTCAGGTCATATATTTCTGGGCTTTCTTAGAGGACTCAGAGGGTGTAGTTCCATATTCCACTTGTGACAACTAAGAGGGGGACTGAAAGACTAGCGGAAAAAGAATTGTTATTCTGTAGTGATGTGGCAAATCGTTCTTATTAGGCTGCTCCAGATTTTAAATTCACATGTCAAAGAAACCTTATCCCAGCAACAGGAGATAAGTTCTTGGATATAGTAAAATCGTTAAAGTCTGTTACATGTGTGATGGGAGCTCATTAGTGGTGGTGACTCACTGATCTTTCCACAAGGTGCAAGGGAGTTGCTTTATCAGATACAGATTGCCTGCTAAATATTCTTGAGAGATTAAAATAAGAATAGCAAAGAAATCAATAGAAATCAATAAAAGCTTAATCTGCAACCATCGTTTCTgtccttaataaaaaaaaccccaagctgatGTTCTTCAAGTTACACTTAAAAACTGCAATTATTGAAAATTAATCTTTATAAGTACTTGAAATTTTCAGCCTATTTATATAATAAATCTGGAAATGAGGATTCCTAACATGTTACATGGATTACAATGTGCCAGTATTGAAAAACAGCAGGTAGCTTGAGTGCCCAGAAAGTTTAGGTACTGTGAATAGATACGGTATTCTTATCTGTAAAGGAAACTTACTTTGGGAATTATTTCAAGGAAAATGGGAATGTTGAAAGGAATCAAGTATATAAAGCAAAGTGAGACCTGACTTTAATGTTCcgaaaatattaatagtaaatgttgattttaaaaaaagcccatatttttctcatttgtagTTGGTTCAGTTACTGTAGTGAGCCCCCTGGAGCTGATTAGAACTAGAATGCAGTATCGCAGTTTGTCCTACAATCAACTGTACACGTGCATCACCAGTAAAGTGGCTACAGACGGATGGTTTTCCCTGTGGAGGGGCTGGAGTTCTACTGTTCTGAGAGATGTTCCTTTCTCAGGTAGGATTTATTTTCCGTGCAAATTTGTGTTATATCAGAAGATCTGTTTATGCATAACTCTTTTagactttttctctgcttttaggtAATTTTAAtagttagctttaagaataactgagttttacttgttcttttttgagtgcttttatttataaattcttTGAGGACctgatttcccccttcccccgcaTTTTGTTTGTGGATACCAGCTAGGATTCATTGTTGTGTTCCCTTTCTCTGTACTTAGGCTGTTTCTTCTCATCTTTAGCTTATGCAATGACTGTTTTTGAAGAGTTTGAGTAGGAAAATTTCTCTGTGATATGTATAATGGCTATTTCCTTATAGAGAAACATGCTGTATCTAAGTGTTCTGatacttaattttgaaaatatgtatAGAGAGTGACACAGTAGTGCCTTCAGGAATTTTTGTTAGTAAGATGAATTAGTTTGTATAATTGCTCCAAAAACCATGAAGCTAGAGCACCATAGACTACCACTTGTTAGTGAAGCTCCAAAGCTGAAAGTCTAGAAGAAGAAAAGTCTGATACAGAGCATGGCTAGGGCTGTTCCTTAAGATAACTAGGACAGAGAAGATCatgtgttttccctttttgtcACAACTCTGCTATGTCGTGAGCTAGAGAGGAGACTGCTGAAGGACTTGTTAATGCCAGCGGTGAAAGCCCCTGCCTCTTTGAGGCCCATTTTTGTCAGGACGCTTGTGGATCATCAGGCATCAATTGTACTTGAAGCAGTTTCTGTCCTTTGGATAGTACCAGGAATAACACTTTTGAACACCTTGTGGTGGCTTAGAAGAATGCTTCAAACCCATTTTTGGAGGCAGAGAACCCTTGAAATATTTGATCTGCTACCTTTGTTCTCCTACTTCATTCTTAAAATAATCTGACATCTAATTTAATCTGTGGTTCCAAACAGTCTAGTGAACCAATCATTGGGTTGGACTCCTATGGGATTTGAGCACATTCTGGTGTGCACCTGGAGTACATTTTAAATTGGCTGTGAACCAAACCAATGCATGGCAGGTGGAGGTGATTAGGATATTTAGTTAAAAATTGCACTTAGCAGTTAAGTGAGTTAACAGAACTAAGTTATTTCAgccattttcagaataaataatactctgttttctttcactttgataCTGGTAGGTGTTTGAAGATTGTGGTTGGACTGTATTTCCTGCTTAAGGATCCTGTTACTTGAAGGAACTTAATTTAGCCTTCTGTGATAGGGAAGGCTTCTGAACCAATGGAAACATGCCTTCTCTAAGGCTAAAGATAACTGTCGGAATTCATCTGAACCTTTTTCTCCAAGTGCTTCCtgttcaatatttattttttaatgtacttatttttcttctctgccaaaTGGCATCTTTCTCTTAGCCTGCTCTGCTAAGCTTTGTAAGGGAACTCTGAAGTTCTTCATCTAATTTCGGTTGTTTGACTTCAAGTAGAAACTCTTGTTCTCTTACTGCTTTTTGTCTGTTGCAACGTGGCAGAAGCTAGTCATCTTCCTCCCCTCCACTGGTTTTAACAGAGTGGGAAGATCAGAGGACTGTGAGAGAGTGTATAAGGCAGGGCACTGTGGTGATGAGTGTGTTCTTCTCAGCCCTTTTCAGATTCTTGCGGCCATGCCTGTGGTTCCTCTACCAGTCCAAAACATCCTCGCTTTTAAGTCCGTCTCCACACTGCTCTGACATCCACCTCACAGCCAGCGGGCACTTGTCTGTGCCCAGTACTTTGTAGACATCATGAGGTGCTGGAAAGGTAGAGACACGGGTTAACAGGCAGCTACTGCCTTGTAGGGTAAGGACTAAAGGACTATTGATAAAGAGCCAGAAGTGAGCAGGCAATTTGACGCCTGagtaaaggaaaatgtatttaaaaatcccACAAAATTAAATGCCACAAAACTGTGATAATATAAAGTTAAGGGTGTCTAATGCTGCCTAATGCCTTTTCCAAATgtgttttctgattattttttccttataaatacTTTATGCATTAAGATATGCTCCCTTATTACCTTCAATCTTAGCTCTTCTGTTTGAATGCCCAAGAGCATTGTGGTTTCTGGTATTCTTACAGCACAGTCTGCGCCTTTGCTGCAGTTAGCTCAAGTTCACTCTTTCAAGGAGAATTACAATTATTGTAACAATTTGTATTGAGAAAGCAGCTCTTCTGTGAAAACAGCACAGCGTGACTCAAGCAGCACAGCGTGATTAGAATCCTGCTGCGTTACTAGCCCAAGTATGAATGATAAGCTTCAAGCCGTGTACCTTGGGAGGCTAGCTagactgaataaaaattaaactgaGCGTTTATAAGCATAAGAACTGGGTTAACAATAATACTCGAGTCATTCTTTAAGCAGAGTTGCAGAGAATATAAAcgtaaaaggaaaggaaaggagtcCTGCAGGTGCTTAAGCAAAGTTTTGGATTTAgataatatatattaaattagGGTTATGTACATTTCAACAGCAGGTTTTCCTCAAACCCTGAGAATGCCTCTGAGATACTGCCTACATTTACTTTTGCAAAATGTCGGATGCCAGGCATATGTGCTGGCAGCCTTCATGCAAGAAAATACTTTGATATTTCTCTGCTGGCACAACTGGCAGAACTCAGTGCTGAATGAGGCACAGTTATCTTT of Rissa tridactyla isolate bRisTri1 chromosome 2, bRisTri1.patW.cur.20221130, whole genome shotgun sequence contains these proteins:
- the SLC25A40 gene encoding probable mitochondrial glutathione transporter SLC25A40 isoform X2 translates to MAEMSDSNLDKPTIIQQAIASCCGAIITSLFVTPLDVIKTRLQAQTNPFSKGKCFVYSNGLMDHICVCENGDSKAWYKKPGHFKGTLDAFVKIIQIEGIKSLWSGLPPTLIMALPTTVIYFTCYDQLSEALKSRLGKDDEHIPVLAGSLSRFGSVTVVSPLELIRTRMQYRSLSYNQLYTCITSKVATDGWFSLWRGWSSTVLRDVPFSAIYWYNYERFKKKMCKEVGAHEPTFLIAFTSGAASGSIAAVITLPFDVVKTHRQTQLWESETLKKGLYINLGSYEENCR